A genomic stretch from Candidatus Omnitrophota bacterium includes:
- the rpsD gene encoding 30S ribosomal protein S4: MARNTGPSCRLCRREGAKLFLKGSRCVTDKCAISRREYAPGQHGQIRKKESNYGLQMREKQKVKRIYGVLERQFRHYFQIAERSKEVTGIMLLQLLERRLDNVIYRMNLGNSRAEARQLVQHGRVYVNGKRVDIPAYTVKLGEEISVKVSEKLTKALNERVEILKDRPTAKWLEVDDKALKAKVTAIPTKEDVGFPIQEQLIVELYSK; this comes from the coding sequence ATGGCGAGGAATACCGGTCCATCGTGCAGGCTTTGCAGGAGAGAAGGCGCTAAGCTGTTCTTAAAAGGTTCAAGGTGCGTCACTGATAAGTGCGCAATATCGCGACGAGAGTACGCCCCCGGCCAACACGGCCAGATCAGAAAGAAAGAGTCTAACTATGGCCTTCAGATGAGAGAGAAGCAGAAGGTCAAAAGGATATATGGCGTTTTAGAGCGCCAGTTCAGGCATTATTTCCAGATTGCGGAAAGATCCAAGGAAGTAACGGGTATTATGCTGCTTCAACTGCTTGAGAGAAGGCTCGATAATGTGATCTACAGGATGAACCTCGGTAATTCAAGGGCAGAGGCAAGGCAACTCGTTCAGCATGGCAGAGTGTATGTAAACGGGAAGAGAGTCGATATACCGGCTTATACAGTCAAGCTCGGAGAGGAGATCTCCGTAAAAGTCTCAGAAAAGCTTACAAAAGCTCTCAATGAGAGAGTGGAAATTCTTAAGGATAGGCCTACAGCTAAATGGCTGGAAGTCGACGACAAGGCCCTGAAAGCTAAGGTTACAGCTATACCGACGAAAGAGGATGTAGGGTTCCCGATACAGGAACAGTTGATAGTCGAGTTATACTCCAAGTAA
- the rpmJ gene encoding 50S ribosomal protein L36: MKVRSSIGKICPKCKIVRRKGTLKVICANPKHKQRQG, translated from the coding sequence ATGAAAGTAAGATCGAGTATAGGCAAGATATGCCCCAAGTGCAAGATAGTGCGCCGTAAAGGAACGCTAAAAGTGATATGCGCGAATCCCAAACATAAGCAGAGGCAGGGATAG
- the infA gene encoding translation initiation factor IF-1 produces the protein MCPKEEAIVVEGKVVETLPNAMFRVDLANGHRVLAHISGKMRMHFIRILPGDSVTLELSPYDLSRGRIVRREK, from the coding sequence ATGTGCCCTAAAGAAGAAGCGATAGTTGTTGAAGGTAAAGTAGTAGAGACACTGCCGAACGCGATGTTCAGGGTTGATCTTGCGAACGGCCATAGAGTGCTGGCGCATATTTCAGGGAAGATGCGGATGCATTTTATCAGGATATTGCCCGGCGACAGCGTGACATTGGAGCTTTCTCCTTACGATCTGTCGAGGGGAAGAATAGTCCGCAGAGAGAAATAG
- a CDS encoding adenylate kinase yields the protein MKLILLGPPGAGKGTQSVVLAKKYNLPHISTGDILRESVKSGQPLGLKAKEYMDKGALVPDEIVTGIVAERLKRPDTKKGFILDGFPRTIKQAEDLGSALKDMGTEIDAVIYFETSTNVAIERLTGRRVCKSCGFNYHIKNIPPKKEGICDKCGGQLYHRADDNEATVRNRLKVYEDQTKPLIDYYSKQGILEKVSGDMGVDELFKVLSKLFEDAKLA from the coding sequence GTGAAATTGATTCTATTGGGGCCTCCGGGGGCAGGCAAGGGAACGCAGAGTGTGGTGCTTGCCAAAAAGTATAACCTTCCTCATATTTCAACAGGGGATATACTTAGAGAGTCCGTGAAGAGCGGCCAGCCTCTCGGGCTTAAGGCTAAAGAATATATGGATAAAGGCGCTCTCGTTCCGGATGAGATAGTGACGGGTATAGTTGCGGAGAGGCTTAAGAGACCCGACACTAAAAAAGGTTTCATTCTGGACGGCTTTCCGAGAACTATCAAACAAGCGGAGGACCTCGGTTCCGCGCTGAAGGATATGGGCACAGAGATCGACGCTGTCATATATTTTGAGACCTCTACGAATGTGGCCATAGAGCGGCTGACCGGCAGGAGGGTATGTAAGTCCTGCGGTTTCAATTATCATATAAAGAACATTCCGCCAAAAAAAGAGGGCATTTGCGATAAATGCGGAGGGCAGCTTTACCACAGGGCGGATGACAATGAAGCGACTGTGCGAAACAGGCTGAAAGTTTACGAAGACCAGACTAAACCCCTGATCGATTATTACAGCAAGCAGGGAATTCTGGAAAAGGTTTCCGGCGATATGGGGGTAGACGAATTGTTCAAAGTTCTTTCTAAGTTGTTTGAAGACGCAAAACTTGCATGA
- a CDS encoding DNA-directed RNA polymerase subunit alpha has product MKSFEMPKKLVLDESTHTPTYGKFVAEPFERGYGMTIGNGLRRVLISSIEGTAVTSIKIDGVHHEFSAINGVLEDVPQIIMNIKKLVLKSHFKIPKPMIIDVEKKGEVTAKDIKTDETVEIVNPGLHIATLTKNVKLRIEMEIARGRGYVPAERNKKEGQSIGVIAVDSIFTPVKKVNFFVENTRVGQITDYDKLTVEAWTNGAIDPKEALLYASNILQRHLDIFVGFGKLPEEEEVPEETEAERQLKEKLKIPISELELSVRSSNCLREAKIKTIGDLVKKSELEMLKYRNFGKKSLAEINKILGDMGINLGTKIEEDKSKKESE; this is encoded by the coding sequence ATGAAGAGTTTCGAAATGCCTAAAAAGCTCGTATTGGATGAATCGACCCACACTCCTACATACGGGAAGTTTGTGGCAGAGCCGTTCGAGAGAGGCTATGGCATGACGATCGGTAACGGCCTGCGCAGAGTGCTGATATCTTCCATAGAGGGAACTGCCGTAACCAGCATAAAGATAGACGGCGTACATCATGAATTTTCAGCCATAAACGGTGTTCTCGAAGATGTGCCGCAGATCATAATGAATATAAAGAAATTGGTGCTGAAGTCCCACTTCAAGATCCCAAAACCGATGATCATCGATGTCGAAAAGAAGGGGGAAGTGACCGCCAAAGATATAAAGACTGACGAGACGGTAGAGATAGTAAATCCTGGCCTGCATATAGCGACGCTCACAAAAAACGTTAAGCTGAGGATCGAGATGGAGATCGCGCGCGGAAGAGGTTATGTCCCTGCGGAGCGCAATAAGAAAGAAGGCCAGTCTATAGGAGTGATAGCGGTAGATTCCATATTTACGCCTGTTAAGAAAGTGAATTTCTTCGTCGAGAATACTCGGGTGGGACAGATAACAGATTATGATAAATTGACAGTAGAGGCATGGACCAACGGCGCCATAGACCCGAAAGAAGCGCTTCTTTACGCATCTAATATACTGCAGAGGCATCTCGATATATTCGTAGGGTTCGGAAAACTGCCTGAAGAGGAAGAGGTGCCGGAGGAGACGGAAGCGGAGAGGCAGCTTAAGGAGAAACTAAAAATACCGATTTCAGAGCTGGAACTGTCTGTGAGGAGCTCGAATTGTCTCAGGGAAGCCAAAATAAAGACGATAGGCGACCTTGTCAAGAAGTCAGAGCTCGAAATGCTGAAATACAGAAATTTCGGCAAGAAGTCACTGGCTGAGATAAATAAGATACTGGGGGACATGGGTATAAATCTTGGGACTAAGATAGAAGAGGATAAATCTAAGAAAGAGTCGGAATAA
- the map gene encoding type I methionyl aminopeptidase: MIVLRSEDEISSIRSAGQIIKATFEILRKNVKPGARTVELDAIARKEIVRRGGVPAFKGIKVAGREYPANICASVNEVVVHGIPSGRMLEEGDIVSIDIGVKFKEYYADAAITVGVGRISEAAEKLISVTKESLSRGIGNAIAGSRLGDVSASIQEYVERHGFSVVRDLVGHGIGSALWEDPQVPNYGRPGTGPRLQAGMALAIEPMVNAGTYEVETLEDGWAVVTCDRKLSAHFEHTIVIREGEAEILTA, encoded by the coding sequence ATGATCGTCCTGCGTAGCGAAGACGAAATCTCGTCGATACGCAGCGCCGGGCAGATAATCAAGGCAACGTTTGAGATTCTGCGTAAAAACGTGAAGCCGGGTGCGCGTACGGTCGAGCTGGATGCTATCGCGAGAAAAGAGATTGTCAGGCGCGGCGGAGTTCCGGCCTTCAAAGGAATTAAGGTCGCTGGCAGGGAGTATCCGGCTAATATATGCGCTTCGGTCAATGAGGTCGTCGTGCATGGCATACCGTCCGGAAGAATGCTTGAAGAAGGCGATATAGTTTCGATCGATATCGGCGTGAAATTCAAAGAGTACTATGCCGACGCCGCGATCACCGTCGGCGTAGGAAGAATAAGCGAGGCCGCTGAGAAGCTGATATCGGTTACGAAGGAATCGCTTTCCAGGGGGATCGGGAATGCGATAGCCGGCTCGCGCCTCGGCGATGTCTCGGCCAGCATCCAGGAATATGTCGAGAGGCACGGCTTCAGCGTCGTAAGAGATCTAGTCGGCCATGGCATAGGAAGCGCACTTTGGGAAGATCCGCAGGTCCCTAATTACGGAAGGCCCGGTACGGGCCCGCGGCTTCAAGCCGGAATGGCGCTGGCGATAGAGCCCATGGTGAACGCGGGGACTTATGAAGTTGAGACCCTGGAGGACGGCTGGGCGGTCGTTACGTGCGATAGGAAGCTTTCAGCTCATTTCGAGCATACGATAGTCATAAGGGAGGGCGAAGCTGAGATATTAACAGCGTAA
- the rpsK gene encoding 30S ribosomal protein S11 — MEQKKPKAKKSKKIVRAVSSGVVHILASFNNTIVTITDKEGNALTWASTGSAGFKGSKKSTPFAAGIAAESAAKKAVERGLKEVDVVVKGPGAGRESAIRSIQAAGVAIRSIKDVTPIPHNGCRPPKRRRV; from the coding sequence GTGGAACAGAAAAAACCTAAGGCAAAAAAAAGCAAAAAGATAGTACGGGCCGTTTCGAGCGGCGTTGTCCATATATTGGCGTCGTTCAATAATACGATCGTCACGATCACCGATAAAGAAGGCAACGCGCTGACATGGGCGTCGACCGGCAGCGCCGGTTTCAAAGGCTCCAAAAAGTCGACCCCCTTTGCCGCCGGTATAGCGGCCGAGAGCGCGGCCAAGAAAGCGGTTGAGAGAGGCCTTAAAGAGGTCGATGTGGTAGTGAAAGGCCCCGGCGCCGGCAGGGAGTCCGCTATAAGGTCAATTCAGGCAGCCGGTGTTGCGATCAGATCGATTAAGGACGTCACTCCGATACCGCATAACGGATGCCGTCCACCGAAGCGAAGGAGAGTGTAA
- the rpsM gene encoding 30S ribosomal protein S13, producing the protein MPRLLGVDIPKEKRTEIALMYIYGIGRSLSNKILKVANISPDKRAKDLTEEEVARLATIIQRDYKVEGDLRREISSNIKRLIDAGTYRGFRHRRGLPVRGQRTKTNARTRKGPRKTVGIKRIKAEKPALKPTAGKK; encoded by the coding sequence GTGCCGAGATTACTGGGTGTTGATATTCCAAAGGAGAAGAGGACCGAGATAGCCTTGATGTATATTTACGGAATAGGCAGGTCTCTGTCCAATAAGATATTAAAGGTAGCGAACATAAGCCCCGATAAACGGGCCAAGGATCTCACTGAAGAGGAGGTCGCCAGGCTCGCTACGATCATTCAGAGGGATTATAAGGTCGAGGGAGATTTGCGAAGAGAGATTTCGTCCAATATCAAGAGGCTCATAGACGCGGGAACTTATAGGGGTTTCAGGCACAGGAGAGGCCTTCCCGTAAGGGGCCAGCGGACAAAGACTAACGCCAGGACCAGAAAAGGGCCCAGGAAGACAGTCGGTATCAAGAGAATAAAAGCGGAAAAGCCCGCCTTGAAGCCAACAGCAGGGAAAAAGTAA